The proteins below come from a single Rhizobium sp. BT04 genomic window:
- a CDS encoding LacI family DNA-binding transcriptional regulator yields MNLKQLSELLGLSQTTVSRALNGYPEVNEATRERVLQAVKETGYRPNKAAQRLATGKAGSIGLVMPTAPGHHSDVHFGEFLAGLGEEAVRHDFHFVIMPADPDDEVAALRRLAISGNVDALFVAYMRGHDPRLPMLKSLSMPYVVHGRSFGSEPDYPYLDIDNEGAFYGATRLLLQLGHTRFALMNGPMHLDFAIRRKNGVISALAERGLALDEDCMSHALMTDEQGLLAMERFLQLPERPTAILCSSTVLALGAIRAVNQAGLRLGEDISLIAHDDVLPLLKPENFSVPLTTTRSSLRAAGVRIAQRLIGTVKQAAPFPDQELWKTELIVRASTGPAPQI; encoded by the coding sequence GTGAATCTCAAACAGCTATCGGAATTGCTGGGGCTGTCGCAGACGACGGTGAGCCGAGCGCTCAACGGCTATCCCGAGGTCAACGAGGCGACCCGGGAGCGCGTACTTCAGGCCGTCAAGGAAACCGGGTACCGGCCGAACAAGGCGGCGCAGCGGCTGGCGACCGGCAAGGCAGGCTCGATCGGCCTCGTCATGCCGACGGCGCCCGGCCACCACTCCGACGTGCATTTCGGCGAATTCCTGGCCGGGCTCGGCGAAGAGGCCGTGCGCCACGACTTCCATTTCGTGATCATGCCGGCCGACCCGGATGACGAGGTGGCCGCATTGCGGCGCCTTGCGATCAGCGGCAATGTCGACGCCCTGTTCGTCGCCTATATGCGCGGCCACGACCCGCGGCTTCCCATGCTGAAATCGCTCTCCATGCCCTATGTCGTGCACGGCCGCTCCTTCGGTTCGGAGCCGGACTATCCCTATCTCGACATCGACAATGAAGGGGCCTTCTACGGTGCGACGCGGCTGCTGCTGCAGCTCGGCCATACGCGCTTTGCGCTGATGAACGGGCCGATGCATCTCGATTTCGCCATCCGCCGGAAGAACGGCGTCATATCAGCCCTTGCTGAGCGCGGGCTGGCGCTCGATGAAGATTGCATGAGCCACGCGCTGATGACGGACGAGCAGGGCCTGCTGGCGATGGAACGGTTCCTGCAGCTGCCGGAGCGGCCGACGGCGATCCTCTGTTCCAGCACGGTGCTGGCGCTCGGCGCGATCCGCGCAGTCAATCAGGCGGGATTGCGGCTCGGCGAGGATATTTCGCTGATCGCCCATGACGACGTGCTGCCGCTCTTGAAGCCGGAAAACTTCTCGGTGCCGCTGACGACGACACGCTCGTCCTTGCGGGCCGCCGGCGTCCGCATCGCCCAGCGGCTGATCGGCACGGTGAAGCAGGCCGCCCCCTTCCCCGACCAGGAGCTCTGGAAGACCGAGCTGATCGTCAGGGCCTCGACCGGCCCTGCCCCGCAAATCTAG
- a CDS encoding carbohydrate ABC transporter permease has product MTAAGSYFKIGPARLFVHAAVLLIVIVWLIPTLGIFVSALRDKDQIVVSGWWTAFVGSTQTAAVRLGTPDQQKQEGATYVISGNVLEGQTGRAVKAFGNRIQQPAAFKAGETADLGDGETLQINSDGSYRYVKNAAFSPDERPKRIYASVSAPPEFTMQNYKTVLTGEGIGQSFINSLTVTIPATIIPILIAAFAAYALSWMEFPGRALLIALVVGLIVVPLQMSLIPLLRLYNEIGNMLGQPSKTYPGIWLAHTAFGMPLAIYLLRAYIAGLPKEIIESARVDGASDFEIFVRIVLPLSFPALASFAIFQFLWVWNDLLVAMVFLGTDKDHLVLTGSLNALLGSRGGNWEILTASAFVTIIVPLLVFFGLQRYLVRGLLAGSVKGG; this is encoded by the coding sequence ATGACTGCTGCCGGAAGCTACTTCAAGATCGGCCCCGCCCGTCTCTTCGTTCACGCCGCCGTTCTGCTGATCGTCATCGTCTGGCTGATCCCGACGCTCGGCATCTTCGTCAGCGCGCTGCGCGACAAGGACCAGATCGTCGTCTCCGGCTGGTGGACGGCCTTCGTCGGTTCGACGCAGACGGCCGCGGTCCGCCTCGGTACACCCGACCAGCAAAAGCAGGAGGGTGCCACCTACGTCATCTCGGGCAATGTGCTGGAAGGACAGACTGGCCGCGCGGTCAAGGCCTTCGGCAACCGCATACAGCAGCCGGCCGCCTTCAAGGCCGGTGAGACCGCCGATCTCGGCGACGGTGAAACCCTGCAGATCAACAGCGACGGCAGTTATCGCTATGTGAAGAACGCGGCCTTCTCGCCCGACGAACGCCCGAAGCGCATCTATGCATCCGTCTCGGCACCGCCGGAATTCACGATGCAGAACTACAAGACTGTTCTGACCGGCGAGGGCATTGGCCAGTCCTTCATCAACTCGCTAACCGTGACGATCCCGGCGACGATCATCCCGATCCTGATTGCCGCTTTCGCCGCCTATGCCTTGAGCTGGATGGAATTTCCCGGCCGGGCGCTTTTGATTGCGCTCGTCGTCGGCCTCATCGTCGTGCCGCTGCAGATGTCGCTGATCCCGCTGCTGCGTCTCTATAACGAAATCGGCAACATGCTCGGCCAGCCGTCGAAGACCTATCCCGGCATCTGGCTGGCCCATACCGCCTTCGGCATGCCGCTCGCCATTTATCTCTTGCGGGCCTATATCGCCGGCCTGCCGAAGGAGATCATCGAATCCGCCCGCGTCGATGGCGCAAGCGATTTCGAGATCTTCGTCCGCATCGTTTTGCCTCTGTCCTTCCCGGCACTCGCCTCCTTCGCCATCTTCCAGTTCCTGTGGGTGTGGAACGACCTGCTCGTCGCCATGGTCTTCCTCGGCACCGACAAGGACCACCTCGTGCTGACCGGCAGCCTGAACGCGCTGCTCGGCTCGCGCGGCGGCAATTGGGAGATTTTGACGGCGTCGGCCTTCGTCACCATCATCGTGCCGCTGCTCGTCTTCTTCGGGCTGCAGCGTTACTTGGTGCGCGGTCTGCTGGCGGGTTCGGTCAAGGGAGGCTGA
- a CDS encoding carbohydrate ABC transporter permease — translation MLLQIVSALGVVVGAVIACSAYFYFSNKILDLALPVKDGDIRAASRNLNRRALIRPWLFIGPALFLLIVYLVYPVVATFILSFYDRSGNQFVGATNYLWALNDREFRQSIFNNILWLAVVPAACTFFGLVIAVMTDRIWWGNIAKSIVFMPMAISFVGASVIWKFIYEYRGGNDVQIGLLNAIVQTFGGTPEVWISIPFWNNFFLMVILIWIQTGFAMVILSAALRGIPEETIEAAVIDGANGWQIFWRIMVPQVWGSIAVVWTTITILVLKVFDIVLTMTNGQWQTMVLANLMFDWMFRGGGDSGRSAVIAIIIMLAVTPIMVWNVRRANRELKGH, via the coding sequence ATGCTGTTGCAGATTGTGTCCGCTTTGGGCGTCGTGGTCGGGGCCGTTATCGCGTGCTCGGCCTATTTCTATTTTTCGAACAAGATCCTGGATCTGGCTCTGCCGGTGAAGGATGGCGACATCCGCGCCGCATCGCGCAATCTCAACCGTCGCGCGCTGATCCGGCCGTGGTTGTTCATCGGCCCGGCGCTCTTCCTGCTCATCGTCTATCTCGTCTATCCCGTCGTTGCGACCTTCATCCTGTCCTTCTACGATCGGTCGGGCAATCAGTTCGTCGGCGCGACGAACTACCTGTGGGCCTTGAACGACCGCGAATTCCGCCAGTCGATCTTCAACAACATCCTCTGGCTCGCCGTCGTGCCGGCCGCCTGCACCTTCTTCGGCCTCGTCATCGCGGTGATGACCGATCGCATTTGGTGGGGCAATATCGCCAAAAGCATCGTCTTCATGCCGATGGCGATCTCCTTCGTCGGCGCCTCGGTCATCTGGAAATTCATCTATGAATATCGCGGCGGCAATGACGTCCAGATCGGCCTGCTGAACGCCATTGTCCAGACGTTTGGCGGCACGCCCGAGGTGTGGATCTCCATTCCATTCTGGAACAACTTCTTCCTGATGGTCATCCTGATCTGGATCCAGACCGGTTTTGCCATGGTCATCCTGTCTGCCGCCCTTCGCGGCATTCCCGAGGAAACGATCGAAGCCGCCGTCATCGACGGCGCCAATGGCTGGCAGATCTTCTGGCGCATCATGGTGCCGCAGGTCTGGGGCTCGATCGCCGTCGTCTGGACGACGATCACCATCCTCGTCCTCAAGGTCTTCGATATCGTGCTGACCATGACCAACGGCCAGTGGCAGACGATGGTGCTGGCGAACCTGATGTTCGACTGGATGTTCCGCGGCGGCGGCGATTCCGGCCGAAGTGCCGTCATCGCCATCATCATCATGCTCGCCGTCACGCCGATCATGGTCTGGAACGTGCGCCGCGCCAACCGCGAACTGAAGGGGCACTGA
- a CDS encoding alpha-glucosidase: protein MNVASQSISTPDKDWWRGAVIYQIYPRSYQDSNGDGIGDLKGITARLPHVASLGVDAIWISPFFTSPMRDFGYDVSDYENVDSIFGTLVDFDTMIAEAHRLGIRVMIDLVISHSSDQHPWFVQSRSSKTNAKADWYVWADAKPDGTPPNNWLSIFGGSAWAWDPTRMQYYLHNFLTSQPDMNLHNPEVQDRLLDVVRFWLNRGVDGFRLDTINFYFHDPLLRDNPALAPERRNASTAPAVNPYNFQEHVYDKNRPENLAFLKRFRAVLEEFPAIAAVGEVGDSQRGLEIVGEYTSGNDKMHMCYAFEFLAPDPLTPERVEEVMEDFEAAAPDGWACWAFSNHDVMRHVSRWGALVADHDAFAKLYASLLMTLRGSVCLYQGEELALTEADLAYQDLQDPYGIQFWPEFKGRDGCRTPMVWDSQVAQGGFSTVKPWLPVPVEHILRAVSVQQGDEASVLEHYRRFIAFRKLHPAFAKGEIEFEETEGDTLVFTREYGNEKLLCIFNMSPAETGVTLPAGEWQALTGHGFISNNYGDKIDIPAWGAYFARLA from the coding sequence ATGAACGTGGCTTCTCAATCGATCTCGACCCCCGACAAGGACTGGTGGCGCGGTGCGGTGATCTATCAGATCTACCCGCGCTCCTACCAGGATTCGAACGGTGACGGCATCGGCGACCTGAAGGGCATCACCGCCCGCCTGCCGCATGTGGCAAGCCTCGGCGTCGATGCGATCTGGATCTCGCCCTTCTTCACCTCGCCGATGCGCGATTTCGGTTACGACGTTTCCGACTACGAGAATGTCGATTCGATCTTCGGCACGCTGGTGGATTTCGATACGATGATCGCCGAGGCTCATCGCCTCGGCATCCGGGTGATGATCGACCTCGTCATCTCCCACAGCTCGGATCAGCATCCCTGGTTCGTCCAGAGCCGCTCCAGCAAGACCAACGCCAAGGCCGACTGGTATGTCTGGGCCGACGCCAAGCCGGACGGCACCCCGCCGAACAACTGGCTGTCGATCTTCGGCGGCTCGGCATGGGCGTGGGATCCGACGCGCATGCAATATTACCTGCACAACTTCCTGACCTCGCAGCCGGATATGAATCTGCATAATCCTGAGGTGCAGGACCGTCTGCTCGATGTCGTGCGCTTCTGGCTGAACCGCGGCGTCGACGGCTTCCGCCTCGACACCATCAACTTCTATTTCCACGATCCGCTTCTGCGCGACAATCCGGCGCTCGCGCCCGAACGGCGCAACGCCTCGACGGCGCCCGCGGTCAATCCCTATAATTTCCAGGAGCATGTCTACGACAAGAACCGGCCGGAGAATCTTGCCTTCCTGAAGCGCTTCCGTGCCGTTCTCGAGGAGTTCCCGGCAATCGCCGCCGTCGGCGAAGTCGGCGACAGCCAGCGCGGCCTCGAAATCGTCGGCGAATACACCTCCGGCAACGACAAGATGCATATGTGTTATGCCTTCGAGTTCCTGGCGCCCGATCCCCTGACGCCGGAGCGCGTCGAGGAGGTGATGGAGGATTTCGAAGCCGCTGCACCCGATGGCTGGGCCTGCTGGGCCTTCTCCAACCACGACGTCATGCGCCATGTCAGCCGCTGGGGCGCTTTGGTCGCCGATCACGACGCCTTCGCCAAGCTCTATGCCTCGCTGCTGATGACGCTGCGCGGCTCCGTCTGCCTTTATCAGGGTGAGGAACTGGCGCTGACGGAGGCCGATCTCGCCTATCAGGATCTGCAGGATCCCTATGGCATCCAGTTCTGGCCGGAATTCAAGGGCCGCGACGGCTGCCGCACCCCGATGGTCTGGGACAGCCAGGTCGCCCAGGGCGGTTTCTCCACAGTCAAGCCCTGGCTGCCGGTGCCGGTCGAGCATATCCTGCGCGCCGTCAGCGTCCAGCAGGGCGACGAGGCTTCGGTGCTGGAGCACTATCGCCGCTTCATCGCCTTCCGTAAGCTGCACCCGGCTTTTGCCAAGGGCGAAATCGAATTCGAGGAGACTGAGGGCGATACGCTGGTCTTCACCCGGGAATACGGCAATGAGAAGCTGCTCTGCATCTTCAACATGAGCCCGGCCGAAACCGGCGTCACCCTGCCTGCGGGAGAATGGCAGGCGTTGACGGGGCATGGCTTTATCAGCAACAACTATGGCGACAAGATCGATATTCCGGCCTGGGGGGCGTATTTCGCCCGTCTCGCTTAA
- a CDS encoding ABC transporter substrate-binding protein has translation MKKSFLMGVAAAALFAGAASAADLKFAPGQDAKFNWKSYDEFKAAHADLKGQPLTIFGPWRGEDEAFFQSVLAYFTEATGIDVKYSSSENYEQQIVIDTQAGSPPNIAVLPQPGLLADLASKGFLTPLGDDNSKWIKDNYGAGDSWVGYGTYKGKDGKEAFYAFPYKADVKSLVWYVPENFEEAGYKIPTTMEELHALTDQIVKDGGVPWCIGLGSGGATGWPATDWVEDLMLRMQPPEAYDKWTTNELKFTDPAVVAAIDEFGKFAKNAKYVDGGVAAVASTDFRDSPKGLFAVPPKCYMHHQASFIPSFFPEGTKLGQDADFFYMPTYASHPELGKPVLGAGTLVSIAKDSKTARAFIDFLKTPIAHEVWMAQSSFLTPYKGVSTEAYANPQMKKEGEILTSATTFRFDGSDLMPGKIGAGAFWTGMVDFVGGKSAEEAAGEIQSAWDGIK, from the coding sequence ATGAAAAAGTCATTTTTGATGGGCGTTGCCGCGGCAGCGCTTTTTGCCGGCGCTGCGTCCGCGGCCGATTTGAAATTTGCCCCCGGACAGGATGCCAAGTTCAACTGGAAGAGCTATGACGAATTCAAGGCTGCCCACGCCGATCTGAAGGGCCAGCCGCTGACGATCTTCGGGCCGTGGCGCGGCGAGGACGAGGCGTTCTTCCAGAGCGTTCTTGCCTATTTCACCGAAGCCACCGGCATCGATGTCAAATATTCCTCTTCCGAAAACTACGAACAGCAGATCGTCATCGATACGCAGGCAGGCTCGCCGCCGAACATTGCCGTTCTGCCGCAGCCGGGCCTGCTCGCCGATCTCGCCAGCAAGGGCTTCCTGACGCCGCTCGGCGATGACAACTCCAAGTGGATCAAGGACAATTACGGCGCCGGCGACAGCTGGGTCGGGTACGGCACCTACAAGGGCAAGGACGGCAAGGAAGCCTTCTACGCCTTCCCCTACAAGGCCGACGTGAAATCGCTGGTCTGGTATGTTCCGGAGAACTTCGAGGAAGCCGGCTACAAGATCCCGACGACCATGGAAGAACTGCATGCCCTGACCGACCAGATCGTCAAGGACGGCGGCGTTCCCTGGTGCATCGGTCTCGGTTCCGGCGGCGCCACCGGCTGGCCGGCGACCGACTGGGTCGAAGACCTCATGCTGCGCATGCAGCCGCCGGAAGCCTATGACAAGTGGACGACCAACGAGCTGAAATTCACCGATCCGGCCGTCGTTGCCGCGATCGACGAATTCGGCAAGTTCGCCAAGAACGCGAAATACGTCGATGGCGGCGTCGCGGCCGTGGCCTCGACCGACTTCCGCGACAGCCCGAAGGGTCTGTTCGCGGTTCCGCCGAAGTGCTACATGCACCACCAGGCCTCGTTCATCCCGTCCTTCTTCCCTGAGGGCACGAAGCTCGGCCAGGATGCCGACTTCTTCTACATGCCGACCTATGCGTCGCATCCCGAGCTCGGCAAGCCGGTTCTCGGCGCCGGCACGCTCGTCTCGATCGCCAAGGACTCGAAGACAGCCCGCGCCTTCATCGACTTCCTGAAGACCCCGATCGCCCACGAGGTCTGGATGGCGCAGTCGAGCTTCCTGACCCCGTATAAGGGTGTCAGCACCGAAGCCTATGCCAACCCGCAGATGAAGAAGGAAGGCGAGATCCTGACCTCGGCCACCACCTTCCGCTTCGACGGTTCCGACCTGATGCCGGGCAAGATCGGCGCCGGCGCCTTCTGGACGGGCATGGTCGATTTCGTCGGCGGCAAGTCGGCCGAAGAGGCTGCAGGCGAAATCCAGAGCGCCTGGGACGGCATCAAGTAA
- the folD gene encoding bifunctional methylenetetrahydrofolate dehydrogenase/methenyltetrahydrofolate cyclohydrolase FolD, translating to MTTVIDGKNVAASVIQTVKSATAALERSSGVTTGLAVVIVGDDPASHAYVGSKGRMAKECGFKSVQHTLPAETRQEDLAALVATLNADPSIHGILVQLPLPKPLDSEPIIQSILPEKDVDGLSVINAGKLATGDLKTGLVSCTPAGAMVFVRRTHGEDLSGLNAVVIGRSNLFGKPMAQLLLNANATVTIAHSRTKNLAEVCRNADILVAAVGRPEMVRADWVKPGATVIDVGINRVPAPDKGEGKTRLVGDVAFQEVAEVASTITPVPGGVGPMTIAMLMANTVIAAHRAAGQTPPQF from the coding sequence GTGACGACAGTAATCGACGGCAAGAACGTAGCTGCATCGGTCATTCAGACGGTCAAGAGTGCGACGGCAGCGTTGGAAAGGAGCAGCGGCGTTACGACAGGCCTTGCGGTCGTCATCGTCGGCGACGATCCGGCGAGCCACGCCTATGTCGGCTCCAAGGGCCGCATGGCCAAGGAATGCGGTTTCAAGTCGGTCCAGCACACGCTGCCGGCCGAGACCAGGCAGGAGGATCTGGCAGCCCTCGTCGCCACCCTCAACGCCGATCCGTCGATCCACGGCATCCTGGTGCAGTTGCCGTTGCCGAAGCCGCTCGACAGCGAGCCGATCATTCAGTCGATCCTGCCGGAAAAGGATGTCGACGGGCTCAGCGTCATCAATGCCGGCAAGCTCGCCACCGGCGACCTGAAGACCGGTCTGGTCTCCTGCACGCCGGCCGGCGCCATGGTCTTCGTCCGCCGCACCCATGGCGAGGACCTCTCCGGCCTCAACGCCGTCGTCATCGGCCGCTCCAACCTATTCGGCAAGCCGATGGCGCAATTGCTGCTCAACGCCAATGCCACGGTGACGATCGCGCATTCCAGAACCAAGAACCTCGCCGAGGTCTGCCGCAACGCCGATATTCTGGTCGCCGCCGTCGGCCGGCCGGAGATGGTCAGGGCCGATTGGGTGAAGCCGGGTGCGACGGTTATCGATGTCGGCATCAACCGGGTGCCGGCCCCCGACAAAGGCGAAGGCAAGACCCGGCTCGTCGGCGATGTTGCCTTCCAGGAAGTCGCCGAGGTCGCCAGCACCATCACCCCGGTGCCCGGGGGCGTCGGCCCGATGACCATCGCCATGCTGATGGCCAACACTGTCATCGCCGCCCATCGCGCGGCCGGGCAGACCCCGCCACAGTTTTGA
- a CDS encoding succinoglycan biosynthesis protein exop — MYDIRARSSFHDRAAAGLRDDRYGSPRPNRPDIAPPEAELLRVIGRALEEQRAKAAPTPPLVDRIETILGNRLRAANDVGLPLPRERARHEQLAAPASEPMILHEPLAAIREEPAETLPAAPLRRVGGIGLLTMVAAATIIGAGLPALMPTSPALYRAEAMLAVKTDAASRAAFTQAAVKGLLSARVVASTVAALKLDHDPEFAGRGADALGVALDLLSATGTAADPASRAEATLKHAVEILPDAASGTILVRVTTGDSGKSMRIAARLAEAVSSVDGPGGNAETDAALRKAYDEAKAALAAFTAKSGEGNVKVAVDLRRQIDRLDADLKEADQNILDAKAQADRLKAAKLAGVLDGSLPADMLSPALQDWRDKYAVARTALAQLSAELGPRHPRLLQQQTETDGVKENMSKELTRLAQAANVAAKAAVDARKGLNDRRNTLIAQSRDTGVDLSRLTELSEKANAARSRLENAAPASAGTVADGRVTLIKPALATAVSARDGRTGRSLAGAAAGLVAGLAAAFLLRRRKPMAVPEEEMPVSLPLSSAPPAPQSVPPPADEMEMLRSEISGLRDRLRIHALEARQPLR; from the coding sequence ATGTACGATATCAGGGCCAGAAGCAGTTTCCACGATCGCGCAGCCGCAGGGCTGCGTGACGACCGCTATGGATCGCCTCGGCCGAACCGGCCTGATATCGCCCCGCCGGAGGCCGAACTGCTGCGCGTCATCGGCCGTGCGCTGGAAGAGCAGCGCGCAAAAGCGGCGCCCACGCCGCCGCTGGTCGACCGCATCGAAACCATCCTCGGCAATCGCCTGCGGGCCGCCAATGATGTCGGCCTTCCGCTTCCTCGGGAACGGGCGCGTCATGAACAGCTGGCCGCTCCGGCCAGCGAGCCGATGATCTTGCATGAACCGCTGGCCGCGATTCGTGAGGAACCGGCCGAGACCCTGCCGGCGGCGCCACTGCGGCGCGTCGGCGGCATTGGTCTTCTGACAATGGTCGCGGCTGCGACGATCATCGGCGCGGGCCTGCCGGCATTGATGCCGACTTCGCCAGCCCTCTACCGCGCCGAAGCGATGCTTGCGGTGAAGACCGATGCCGCAAGTCGCGCCGCCTTCACCCAGGCAGCAGTGAAAGGGCTGCTGTCGGCGCGGGTGGTTGCTTCGACGGTCGCCGCCCTGAAACTCGATCACGATCCCGAATTTGCCGGCCGCGGTGCCGATGCGCTTGGCGTTGCGCTCGATCTCCTCTCGGCGACCGGTACTGCCGCCGATCCGGCCTCGCGCGCCGAGGCGACGTTGAAACACGCGGTCGAGATTCTGCCCGATGCCGCCTCCGGCACGATCCTCGTGAGGGTGACGACAGGCGACAGCGGCAAATCCATGCGCATCGCCGCGAGGCTTGCTGAAGCAGTTTCCTCGGTAGATGGACCCGGCGGCAACGCCGAAACCGACGCCGCCTTGCGCAAGGCCTATGACGAGGCGAAGGCGGCGCTTGCCGCCTTCACGGCAAAGAGCGGCGAGGGCAATGTCAAGGTGGCGGTCGATCTTCGCCGCCAGATCGACCGGCTCGATGCCGATCTGAAAGAGGCAGACCAGAATATCCTCGACGCCAAGGCGCAGGCCGACCGGCTCAAGGCGGCAAAACTTGCCGGGGTGCTCGACGGTTCGTTGCCCGCCGATATGCTTTCGCCGGCGCTGCAGGACTGGCGCGACAAATATGCCGTCGCCAGGACAGCGCTGGCCCAGCTTTCGGCCGAGCTCGGCCCGCGCCATCCGCGCCTCTTGCAGCAGCAGACCGAAACCGATGGCGTGAAGGAGAATATGAGCAAGGAACTGACCCGTCTAGCTCAGGCCGCCAATGTCGCCGCCAAGGCTGCCGTCGATGCGCGCAAGGGCTTGAACGACCGCCGCAACACGCTGATCGCTCAAAGCCGGGATACCGGCGTCGATCTTTCCCGGCTGACCGAGCTCAGCGAGAAGGCCAATGCCGCGCGTTCGCGCCTGGAAAATGCGGCTCCCGCGTCGGCCGGAACGGTTGCCGATGGCCGCGTCACGCTCATCAAGCCGGCATTGGCAACGGCGGTATCGGCGAGGGATGGCCGGACCGGACGTTCGCTCGCCGGCGCTGCCGCGGGTCTCGTCGCAGGTCTTGCTGCAGCTTTCCTGCTGCGCCGGCGTAAACCCATGGCCGTACCCGAAGAGGAAATGCCGGTATCCCTCCCGCTGTCTTCCGCGCCGCCGGCACCGCAATCTGTCCCGCCCCCGGCCGACGAGATGGAGATGCTGCGCTCCGAGATCTCCGGCCTGCGCGACCGGCTTCGTATTCATGCGCTCGAAGCGCGGCAGCCGCTGCGCTGA
- a CDS encoding WecB/TagA/CpsF family glycosyltransferase produces MNLIANFAVLASRRTIFDLPVCDLGWDDALVFINELASIPVGQTVVCFVNAHNMLTALRDDEYYRIMSHNLVLPDGIGLNIASQIAHGAPFPANLNGTDFVPAFLTFMEAPRRIGLIGGTRSVVEAAAENFRRHTPWHEFTVISDGYFDKVDSSAVTEDLERQKVDILIVGMGTPLQEKWVHDNIRADHARLVLTVGALFDFVSGAVPRAPKTVRMMRLEWAYRLLQEPTRLWRRYIIGIPVFLFHVLRYRFRRRERILSHPEEHATTLQPRSEHKKAS; encoded by the coding sequence ATGAATCTGATTGCAAACTTCGCGGTGCTCGCATCGCGGCGGACGATCTTCGATCTGCCGGTCTGCGACCTCGGCTGGGACGACGCTCTCGTTTTCATCAACGAGCTGGCCTCCATTCCCGTCGGCCAGACCGTGGTTTGCTTCGTCAATGCCCACAACATGCTGACCGCGCTTCGCGACGACGAATATTATCGGATCATGTCGCACAATCTGGTGCTGCCGGATGGCATCGGCCTCAACATCGCATCGCAGATCGCCCATGGTGCGCCGTTTCCCGCCAATCTGAACGGCACCGATTTCGTGCCAGCCTTCCTCACCTTCATGGAAGCCCCGCGTCGCATCGGCCTCATCGGCGGCACGCGTTCGGTCGTCGAGGCGGCGGCGGAAAATTTCCGCAGGCATACGCCCTGGCATGAATTCACCGTCATTTCCGACGGTTATTTCGACAAGGTCGATTCCTCCGCCGTCACCGAGGACCTTGAGCGTCAGAAGGTTGATATCCTGATCGTCGGCATGGGAACGCCGCTGCAGGAGAAATGGGTTCACGACAATATCCGTGCCGATCATGCGCGCCTGGTGCTGACGGTCGGCGCTCTTTTCGACTTTGTCTCCGGCGCCGTGCCGCGTGCGCCGAAGACGGTGCGGATGATGCGCCTGGAATGGGCCTATCGCCTGCTGCAGGAGCCGACGCGCCTCTGGCGCCGTTACATCATCGGCATTCCGGTCTTCCTCTTCCATGTCCTGCGCTACCGCTTCCGCCGGCGCGAAAGGATCCTCAGCCATCCGGAAGAGCACGCCACCACGCTGCAGCCGCGGTCGGAGCATAAGAAGGCGAGCTGA